From the Patescibacteria group bacterium genome, the window TTTACGTCATTGGCAGTCAAAAAATAGTTATGATATATATTGTACTGGGTCTAATGCAAACATTCTTTCAGGTGAAATAGCGACTATCCTTTCGGGGAGATATGTGGAGATAGAGATTTTTAGTCTTTCATATAAAGAATTTTTGTTATTTCATAAACTTGAAGACATAGACGATACTTTGCTTTCCTACATAAAATACGGAGGCCTTCCTTATTTGACTAATTTGAAGCTAGAAGATGATATCGCTTATGATTATTTACGGAATATTTATAATACCATTATTTTAAAAGATGTCGTTTCCAGATTTAACATTCGCAATGTAATGTTTTTGGAAAAATTAATTCAATTCTTGGCTGACAATACTGGTAGCTTGGTATCAGCAAAAAAAATAAGTGATTATCTTTTATCACAAAATACCAAGATGTCTACAAACGTGGTATTAAATTATCTAAGCTATTTATCGTCTGCATTTTTAATTTTTAGGGTCCAGCGAATTGACATCAAAGGGAAGAAAATATTTGAAATAAACGATAAACATTATTTTGAAGATCTTGGTTTGAGACATTCAGTGATTCGCTATAGCCAAGTAGATATTTCAAAAGTTCTCGAGAATTTAGTATATATGCACCTACGGGTTTCTGGGTATAGGGTGTTCGTTGGTCAGTTGGGGAAGAAAGAAGTAGACTTTGTAGCTGAAAAAAATGGCAAGACAATTTATATTCAAGTTGCCTATTTAATT encodes:
- a CDS encoding ATP-binding protein, with translation MIKRYIKRDLYFNRIKPYINKNLIKVIVGQRRVGKSYFLYQLMDELISLGMKKSEIVYIDKESLDFDKISNYKDLGTYIKNIEKKNKVKAIFIDEIQEIENFQKTLRHWQSKNSYDIYCTGSNANILSGEIATILSGRYVEIEIFSLSYKEFLLFHKLEDIDDTLLSYIKYGGLPYLTNLKLEDDIAYDYLRNIYNTIILKDVVSRFNIRNVMFLEKLIQFLADNTGSLVSAKKISDYLLSQNTKMSTNVVLNYLSYLSSAFLIFRVQRIDIKGKKIFEINDKHYFEDLGLRHSVIRYSQVDISKVLENLVYMHLRVSGYRVFVGQLGKKEVDFVAEKNGKTIYIQVAYLILDEKTKEREFGNLLAINDNHKKIVVTMDKMIKGGYKGIEHISIREFLSTYL